The Coffea eugenioides isolate CCC68of chromosome 8, Ceug_1.0, whole genome shotgun sequence genome has a segment encoding these proteins:
- the LOC113780293 gene encoding uncharacterized protein LOC113780293: MEVELEPRVKPLPFKVKAISRESPSQKASHVLDTDLRNHWSTGTNTKEWILLELDEPCLLSHVRMYNKSVLEWEISVGLRYKPETFLKVRPRCEAPRRDIVYPMNYSPCRFVRISCLRGNPIAIFFIQLIGISIPGLEPEFQPIVNYLLPHIMSHKQDAHDMHLQLLQGMTSRLVTFLPQLEVDLNGFSEAAEPTLRFLAMLVGPFYPILRVVNEREAAKVAGNVSDYEASKNSQVSVAFTVSSNFEPRRLRSASASTLPSSSYLVFRPDAIFMLLRLAYKDQNLGKVCAMASQILLKLTDPAEQEGPSAASDIASDEASKSETHGPLSFVDYSTLFGEEIIPPDCNPEPNYLNILDIATVEEGLLHLLYACASQPRLCSKLADSISDFWLALPLVQALLPALRPIVNGPDQTDDSFSHWKQPFVQRALSEVVAMSSSSVYRPLLRACAGYLASFSPSHAKAACVLIDLCSCVLAPWMAQVVAKIDLAVELVEDLFTELQGAQVLFARARAALKYLVLALSGKVDDIMAKYKDVKHQILFLVEMLEPFLDPAMTPVKSVISFGNVSSTFLEKQEHNCAIALNVIRAATRKPAVLPSLEAEWRRGSVAPSVLLSILEPHMQLPVGIDLRKFPVSESPETQSLTVSSYVSVSQNGGASAKSNSQDDSDGRTDNFDITGKMDITEELNALFAPSELASLSLTNASCSVDLKQSDSDSCNVNMEGNNIPKDSNKQSQDNVLPNNIFVAEYSNLQADYLQLINYRDCELRASEFRRFALDLQSQSPLAPEGHNTAIDALLLAAECYINPYFMMPFRNTSQDINKCNVNRNSESYGLTDVRRVLENKDTELKIVDGLERKRDKAVLELLLEAAELDRKYQKTALDAELDTSHIEEREEVISLAPDGILFADAITLVRQNQALLCKFLIQRLQRNEQSVHEILMQCVLFVLHSATKLFCAPESIVDIILNSAEFFNGLLKSIYYQFKEGNLQVDQSKLHEVQRRWVLLRRLVIASSGTDEESSTSISVQNGFRFANLIPPSAWLQKVSVFSCSASPLVRYLGWMAVSRNAKQYLKDRLFLGSDLSQLTYLISIFSDELSLVDNIVDQKNDKQKTEESRVRDTGNEQVLGHSSQEYVDLSFHAIYPEISQFFPDLKKEFEAFGESILEAVRLQLRSLSSAVVPDLMCWFSDLCSWPFLGQEKGQLYSQKNPDNLKGFVAKNSKAVILFVLESILSEHMEAIVPELPRLVQVLASLCRSYYCDVTFLDSILHLLKPIIAHSLHKVSKEEIQLSDDSCSNFESLCFDELLDDIRQNNNDQGHQKIYSRALTIFVLATVFPDLSFHCKMTILKSSLCWADFASFELKTSFHDYLCSYQTLMESCKNFLVGTSRVLGIIPFKTSLYCDGRVCESLDDSSESCSWFLGDVCNLASSTGVPENLEKEKDTAVHVNEKDCKLTSEEIVEFSEELECLINKLFPTLDECCKIHRRLAKRLAITSAECFVYSKCLSMFRQRLLVPSQIDKEGIMPTSAEYVSMDGWNVSLQEYAQMILVLQEKHCWEVASVMLDCLLGVPECFSLDGVIDKLCSAIISFSSGAPNIAWRLQTDKWLCFLLRRGTHLLPNCETPINDVFASMLKHPEPEQRFIALKHLRKLMGEDANGGAASLSLKPTGGVAYSDLVISPVPILSSLVAGMWDQVACLVSSDTSLLLRTHAMALLLNCIPFAGRQKLQSFLAAADQVLPSLANLTRSTCQGPVSKFSLALLANCCLHSPAEDISLIPEIVWQNIESIGVLENESCPLSLERRACQALCSLRAEGDEAKQMLQEVLSSASPEQLDPDFRSTRESILQVMSNFTSVQSYFDFFHKEMDKKCLEFEEAEIEMELLQKEHASPESANDIKDWHRLPFVADCAKDDNRLQQIKNHIRSLEKTKLREEIIARRQRKLLLKRARQKYIEEAALREAELLQELDRESTSEAERDIERQRLLELERAKTRELQHNLDMEREKNTQRELQRELEQVESGNRPSRREFPSSTHSSRPRYRERENGRAVGEGNLRGSTGSMQSETTTTSSSMATMPKVVLSGGRQFSGQIPTILQSQDRPDDYGSTYEENLDGSKDSGDSGSIGDPDLVSALEGQSIVSGSSLRHGSRGGKPRQIMERRERESRREGKWERKH; this comes from the exons ATGGAGGTGGAATTGGAGCCAAGAGTGAAGCCTTTACCATTCAAAGTAAAGGCTATTTCGCGAGAATCACCCTCCCAGAAGGCCAGCCATGTCTTGGATACCGACCTTCGGAACCACTGGTCCACGGGGACCAACACCAAGGAATGGATCCTTCTTGAACTTGAT GAACCATGCCTACTTTCACATGTACGGATGTACAATAAATCCGTGTTGGAATGGGAAATTTCAGTGGGCTTGCGATACAAG CCAGAGACATTTCTAAAAGTTCGACCCCGCTGTGAAGCACCTCGGCGAGACATCGTTTACCCAATGAACTACAGTCCCTGTCGCTTTGTTCGAATATCTTGTTTGCGGGGAAACCCGATTGCTATATTTTTCATTCAG TTGATTGGGATTTCTATACCTGGTCTTGAACCAGAGTTTCAACCAATTGTTAATTACCTGCTTCCACACATAATGTCTCACAAGCAGGATGCTCATGATATGCATCTCCAG TTGCTTCAAGGGATGACTAGCCGATTGGTGACCTTCCTTCCTCAGCTAGAG GTGGATCTTAATGGCTTTTCAGAAGCTGCCGAACCTACTTTAAGGTTTCTCGCTATGCTCGTTGGTCCATTTTATCCAATCCTACGTGTTGTAAATGAAAG GGAAGCTGCTAAGGTTGCAGGCAATGTTTCAGACTATGAAGCTTCTAAGAATAGTCAAGTTTCGGTGGCCTTCACTGTTTCCTCTAACTTTGAG CCAAGGAGATTACGTAGTGCATCTGCGTCTACCTTGCCCTCCTCCAGTTACTTGGTTTTTCGCCCAGATGCAATCTTCATGTTGTTGAGGCTAGCTTATAAAGATCAGAACCTGGGAAAAGTTTGTGCAATG GCATCTCAAATTCTGTTGAAGTTGACAGATCCTGCAGAGCAAGAAGGTCCTAGTGCTGCCTCTGATATAGCCTCTGATGAAGCATCTAAATCTGAAACTCACGGGCCTCTCTCTTTTGTTGATTACTCGACCTTGTTCGGAGAAGAAATAATCCCACCAGATTGTAATCCTGAGCCTAACTATTTGAATATCTTGGATATTGCAACGGTGGAAGAAGGACTGTTGCACCTACTGTATGCTTGTGCCTCCCAG CCTCGTCTCTGCAGCAAATTGGCGGATAGCATTTCGGACTTTTGGTTGGCACTACCTCTAGTACAAGCACTGCTTCCAG CACTTCGTCCAATTGTCAATGGCCCAGATCAAACAGATGATTCCTTCTCACATTGGAAACAACCTTTTGTACAACGTGCCCTGTCAGAG GTTGTGGCAATGTCATCTTCATCAGTTTATCGTCCTCTTCTTCGTGCTTGTGCAGGCTACTTGGCATCATTTTCCCCTTCACAT GCTAAGGCAGCATGTGTCCTTATTGATCTCTGCTCTTGTGTGCTAGCACCATGGATGGCTCAAGTGGTTGCGAAG ATTGACTTAGCTGTGGAGCTTGTGGAAGACCTTTTCACCGAATTACAG GGTGCTCAAGTCTTATTTGCTCGTGCACGTGCAGCCCTCAAGTATTTAGTGTTGGCATTATCTGGGAAAGTGGATGATATAATGGCCAAATACAAG GATGTGAAGCACCAAATTCTTTTTCTGGTAGAAATGCTGGAACCTTTCCTGGATCCGGCCATGACTCCAGTGAAGAGTGTGATATCATTTGGAAATGTCTCTTCTACATTTCTTGAAAAGCAGGAGCATAACTGTGCAATAGCACTGAACGTGATCCGCGCTGCCACGAGAAAACCTGCTGTGCTTCCATCCTTAGAAGCTGAGTGGAGGCGAGGATCAGTTGCTCCCAG TGTACTTCTCTCAATCTTAGAGCCTCACATGCAGCTACCTGTGGGTATTGACCTGCGCAAATTTCCTGTTAGTGAATCACCAGAGACACAGTCATTAACTGTTTCATCTTATGTATCTGTTTCCCAAAATGGAGGAGCCTCTGCCAAGTCAAACAGTCAAGATGATAGTGATGGAAGGACAGATAATTTTGATATCACAGGGAAGATGGATATTACTGAGGAGTTAAATGCTCTTTTTGCCCCATCAGAATTGGCTAGTTTGTCTCTCACAAATGCTTCGTGCAGTGTAGACCTAAAACAGTCAGATTCCGACTCTTGCAATGTTAATATGGAGGGAAACAATATTCCAAAGGATTCAAACAAGCAATCACAAGATAATGTTCTACCAAATAACATTTTTGTGGCAGAATACTCTAATTTACAAGCTGATTATTTGCAGCTTATCAACTATCGAGACTGTGAGTTGAGGGCTTCTGAATTTAGACGTTTTGCTCTTGATCTGCAGTCTCAAAGTCCTCTTGCTCCAGAAGGTCATAATACTGCCATAGATGCTTTGCTCTTGGCTGCAGAGTGTTATATTAATCCTTACTTTATGATGCCCTTCAGGAACACTTCTCAGGATATTAACAAATGCAATGTGAATAGGAACTCTGAAAGCTATGGACTGACAGATGTCAGAAGGGTTCTAGAAAATAAAGATACCGAGTTGAAAATAGTAGATGGtcttgaaagaaaaagagataaaGCTGTTCTTGAACTCCTGCTTGAGGCAGCAGAGTTGGATAGAAAGTATCAGAAAACAGCGTTGGATGCGGAACTTGATACTTCACATATTGAAGAGCGCGAGGAAGTCATAAGTTTGGCACCGGATGGTATTCTGTTTGCAGATGCTATCACCTTAGTGCGGCAGAATCAAGCACTTTTGTGCAAATTCTTAATTCAGAGATTACAAAGGAACGAGCAGTCTGTGCATGAGATTCTCATGCAATGTGTTTTGTTTGTGCTGCACTCAGCAACCAAACTGTTCTGTGCCCCTGAGAGTATAGTTGATATAATACTGAACTCTGCTGAATTCTTCAATGGGCTACTGAAATCAATTTATTATCAGttcaaagaaggaaatttgCAGGTGGATCAGAGCAAGCTGCATGAGGTACAACGTCGATGGGTGCTTCTTCGGAGATTGGTAATTGCTTCAAGTGGCACCGATGAGGAATCAAGTACCTCCATAAGCGTACAAAATGGTTTCCGGTTTGCAAACCTTATTCCACCATCAGCGTGGCTGCAGAAAGTATCTGTATTCTCTTGTTCTGCCTCTCCTCTGGTTAGATATCTTGGTTGGATGGCAGTGTCTCGTAATGCCAAACAATATCTGAAAGACCGCCTTTTCCTTGGTTCAGATCTGTCCCAGTTGACATATTTGATATCAATATTTTCTGATGAACTCTCTCTGGTAGACAATATTGTTGATCAGAAAAACGACAAGCAGAAGACTGAAGAATCAAGAGTTAGGGACACAGGCAATGAGCAAGTGCTAGGACATTCCAGTCAAGAATATGTGGATCTATCATTTCATGCTATATACCCTGAGATTAGTCAGTTCTTTCCCGATCTAAAGAAAGAGTTTGAAGCTTTTGGAGAATCCATACTAGAGGCTGTAAGGTTGCAGCTGAGATCTCTATCATCGGCTGTGGTGCCTGATCTGATGTGTTGGTTTTCTGACTTGTGTTCATGGCCTTTTCTAGGACAAGAAAAAGGTCAACTTTATTCTCAAAAGAATCCTGATAATTTGAAAGGTTTTGTGGCAAAGAATTCAAAGGCTGTTATCCTGTTTGTGCTTGAATCCATTTTGTCTGAGCATATGGAAGCGATAGTACCAGAATTACCTAGGTTGGTGCAAGTTCTGGCATCACTTTGTAGAAGCTATTACTGTGATGTGACGTTCCTTGATTCTATATTGCATTTACTAAAGCCAATCATAGCACATTCTTTACATAAGGTCTCTAAAGAAGAAATCCAATTGAGTGATGATTCATGTTCTAATTTTGAGTCTCTATGCTTTGATGAGCTTCTTGATGATATTAGGCAGAACAATAATGATCAAGGACATCAAAAAATCTATTCCAGGGCATTAACAATTTTCGTTTTAGCCACAGTTTTTCCTGATCTATCCTTCCACTGCAAAATGACAATTTTGAAGTCCTCCCTCTGCTGGGCTGATTTTGCTTCTTTTGAACTGAAGACTTCATTTCATGATTATCTTTGTTCCTATCAGACCCTAATGGAAAGTTGCAAAAACTTTTTGGTTGGGACATCCAGAGTCTTGGGTATCATTCCTTTTAAGACATCCCTCTATTGTGATGGAAGAGTATGTGAATCTCTCGATGACAGCTCTGAGTCATGCTCATGGTTTCTTGGTGATGTCTGTAACCTTGCTTCTTCGACTGGGGTTCCTGAGAAccttgaaaaggaaaaagatactGCTGTTCACGTAAATGAAAAGGATTGTAAATTGACTTCTGAGGAAATAGTTGAATTTTCAGAGGAGTTAGAGTGCCTCATTAATAAGCTTTTTCCAACGCTAGATGAATGCTGCAAGATTCACCGTAGACTGGCAAAAAGGTTGGCTATTACTTCGGCAGAGTGCTTTGTGTACTCAAAATGCTTGTCAATGTTCAGACAAAGGTTACTTGTGCCCTCGCAAATTGATAAGGAAGGTATTATGCCAACCAGTGCTGAATATGTATCCATGGATGGCTGGAACGTCAGTCTACAAGAATATGCACAAATGATACTGGTGCTTCAGGAAAAACATTGCTGGGAAGTTGCATCTGTGATGCTTGATTGTTTACTAGGAGTGCCTGAATGCTTCAGTTTAGATGGTGTGATTGATAAACTCTGTTCTGCAATAATTAGCTTTTCTTCCGGGGCACCAAATATTGCCTGGCGGTTGCAGACTGATAAATGGCTGTGTTTCTTGCTAAGGAGAGGTACCCACCTTCTTCCCAACTGTGAAACTCCTATAAACGATGTGTTTGCTTCCATGCTTAAGCATCCTGAACCAGAGCAACGATTTATTGCACTTAAACACTTGAGGAAACTTATGGGTGAAGATGCAAATGGTGGAGCAGCTTCTTTATCTTTAAAGCCAACTGGTGGAGTAGCTTACTCAGACTTGGTTATTTCTCCTGTGCCAATATTATCAAGTCTGGTTGCTGGTATGTGGGATCAGGTGGCTTGCCTGGTGTCATCTGATACATCACTTCTTTTAAGAACCCATGCAATGGCGCTTCTTCTGAACTGCATACCTTTTGCTGGGCGGCAGAAGTTGCAGTCTTTTCTTGCAGCAGCTGATCAGGTTCTCCCAAGCCTAGCAAATCTGACACGGTCCACTTGTCAAGGCCCCGTATCAAAATTTTCTTTAGCACTCCTTGCAAATTGTTGCTTGCATTCTCCTGCTGAAGATATTTCTCTTATACCTGAAATTGTTTGGCAAAACATTGAATCTATTGGAGTGCTGGAGAATG AAAGCTGTCCTTTGAGCTTGGAGAGAAGGGCTTGCCAAGCCTTATGTAGCTTGAGAGCTGAAGGGGATGAGGCTAAGCAG ATGCTGCAAGAGGTGCTCTCTTCAGCTTCTCCAGAACAACTTGATCCAGACTTTAGAAGTACACGCGAATCAATCCTCCAG GTTATGTCCAACTTTACATCTGTCCAATCATACTTTGATTTCTTCCATAAAGAAATGGATAAAAAGTGCTTG GAATTCGAGGAAGCTGAGATTGAAATGGAACTTCTTCAGAAAGAGCATGCCTCACCAGAATCAGCTAATGATATTAAAGATTGGCATCGGCTTCCTTTTGTAGCTG ACTGTGCAAAGGATGATAACCGTCTGCAGCAAATCAAGAATCACATTAGATCTCT AGAGAAGACAAAACTCAGAGAGGAGATTATAGCTCGCAGGCAAAGGAAGCTACTTCTAAAGCGTGCCCGTCAGAAGTACATAGAAGAGGCTGCTTTACGAGAAGCAGAACTTCTTCAAGAACTTGATAG AGAGAGTACTTCTGAAGCAGAAAGGGACATCGAGAGACAGCGGCTGTTGGAACTTGAGCGTGCAAAAACCAGGGAACTGCAGCATAATCTTGATATGGAGAGGGAGAAGAATACACAG AGAGAACTCCAGCGGGAGCTTGAACAAGTGGAATCTGGAAACCGACCATCACGGCGGGAATTTCCCTCGTCCACTCATAGTAG